The segment TTTTTCGAGCCCATAGCAGTATCAAAAAAGACTCATAAATGATATCGCAAAAGGCTCACAAATGATTCCTTTACGAGCTATCATAAATGATATCGCAAAAGGCTCGCAAACGATGTCGCAAAAGGCTCGCAAGAAATAGTTTTTGcgagagttttttttttacccgtTCCCATTTTGTTCcgaaataaaaaatatttttaaattgtAATATGAAATgaggccgtcagccatcgggtgctacagggggacaaacggatgacgggtcggctcgcacaactgtgaactcggaactgaggcgcagccgctccggttagtaatactaatatgcggactctggatacctgccgacctccagtttaaatcaggcttcccggggcaagcgggctatgcctcgggtgaccatccccttcccgcctactcgtgggaactactatgccaaataataaacatataaaaaccaacaaagccgcaaaggagctcggtactcctcttaaagtaccggagggacaagccaatccctctgcaccagcgcctgggaaaccgggtccaaagaagacgtggaaggagactgagtcggtccaccgtcttcagtcagcagccgcagcgagggggggcccgaaaagccaatcgggtccttccaagtcgggtggctccaagggcgaagcggataccgcggtggctgccaagcagagcgtaatcgcggctggtaagcgcaccgggaccgaagaacccatgggagccccggcgggcagcgtctctgcaccacggggtggaaagccgtcgtaccaggacaggagacgagcggctttcatcctgtccaacgaagacccgaacttcaaggcgtcagctgaaggaaaggagcagaggctgtgggcctgctcaatccttccactgttccagccagccaaagccggaaagggcgcagccaaggccgccaacaagcggcaacgctcagcggaggaccccgcaaatcagccaggccaagcccagcaagccaagcgggtgaagacccacctcacgaaccggtcgttcgctgaggtggcgaggggcaggaccctgatcggtgtcctggacaggggcgccgaggacggccatgtccctcgcgataagtggcacctggtggagaacgagctccaggaccggttcctactggaactggaggagaacggcggaccaccgccaaagtgtgaggacgcagggtggcatcaaggcaaggtgaaagccatcgcctgccaagacgctcgctctgcggccctctacatgaaggcggtggcggccctaaaagaggtctatccaggggcgaaactggaggccgtgaagtgggaagatgtccctagtcgcccgagagccagagcgtgggtctcggctaagcctgcagagcctgagaagatcctcaggttactgcaggtctgcaacccccaccttcctacagccgattggaaggtggcaaaggtggaggatatccaagggcagaggcgccagattatcctcgtcctaaatgaggaatccattgatctcctcgcaaagtcggacggtgtagtggattatggctacaagaaggtcaccatatccacttacaagtccgatcgcaagggcaggcaagcggaggtcgagccagacccggagctgccggagatcccgaaagagggggcctcgtgcgaggaagacaacccggcgtcggatgcggcgtccatgatgtcggacgatatcttggacgagagcgacctagccagaggtctcagccacatcgttgtcggggaggagccggagtcccctgacagcgatctagaagcaacaatggtggaggcgagcctcaggaatgtcgttgacgctcctgcagataaacctccaccattgtaaggcagcatgcgctgctctactgctccacctggccaagggtggagccgacatagtcctcattcaggagccctggatcctcggaaacagggtctccggtctgaggacttctgactacaagctatatgtagctgaaaccgcaggtaaaattcgtacctgcattcttgcaaaaagagagttgcacctatttttgctcccaaatttcagcaatgaagaccacaccgcagtgagcctcgaaggccaggagcgctcactgaggatctgctccgcatacatggggcatgaacaaccagacccccctccacacgcgcctctccgggctctaatcgcagactgctcggccaaggacatcggcctaattgtggggtgcgatgccaatgcacatcactgtcagtggggaagcactgacacaaacgaaaggggtgagtaccttttcagttacttactgaccactcagatggtcttactaaaccggggtagtgatcccacctttatcattgaaaaccgcaaggaggtcctggacctcacgcttgcctctcatgagatacagcgtaacattgtatcctggagggtcctggaagagcactccttctcggaccacaggtacgtggaaactgtcttctccttctcagtaccgaagccagtccgattccgaaacatcaggcggacaaactggactcggtactctgattacctctgtcgtgttctccctgagcccccatctgaggaggagttctccacggaggccacgactcgtcttcttaagatctttaccgacgcctgcaataaggcgctcgacaaagcatgcccctctggcaagaacagaggccggaagaaacctgaatggtggaatccgaaactgggtgaactccggaaagcctcccggagactcttcaataaagctaaggctgaaaacgttcagcaaaactgggccgaatacaaggccagtctgtcaacctacaacaaagaacttagaaaagccaaacgcgcctcctggcgtaagttctgcagcgaaatcgagagtaactcagaagcctcacgcttgcgcagagttctctcgaagacaacacccaccctgggctacttgaagaacaccgaccagtcgtggactacgtccagcgaggagtcgctaaatcttctcctaaatacccacttccctggctgcgatgaaaacagacccaactacctcgcgcctccttctgtcgcctcaaatgccatcttgggactgctaagccaggagaacatttcctgggcgatcagaagctttaaaccctacaagtccgcggggccagacggcattttccctgcccaactgattcacgcgggacataaagccattaactggctcaaaataatttacgagggaatcttctcccacgggtgcattcctgacacctggcttcagaccaaagtcgtattcatacccaaggcaggcaagacctcgcacactgccccaaaagatttcagacccataagtctatcgtcttttcttctaaaggcgatggagcggctcctggggctgcatctaacggcgtgcattccgtccagtctgatctcagactcccagcatgcctatcggaagggaagatccaccgaaacggccctacactcgatcacatcgatcatcgaagcatcccttaattttaaggagtacaccctagtagccttcctcgacatagaaggcgcctttaacaacatccttccgaccgccatcacgggcgcactgacggatctgggcgttgactccaggacggtgagcctgatcgatcagatgctacaatgcaggacggttgaggcatcactggggacgtcaacgtgtaccagatttgtcagcagaggcacaccgcagggcggagtcctctcgcccctcctatggaacgtggcagtgaacacactgctgcgggagatagaggggggtggctgccgtgtggtggcgtacgcggacgatgttgccatagcattctccggaaaatttccgcagacattgtgtgagtgcatgacaagtactctcacgaaaatgtcgaaatgggcagacaaatgcgggttaggcgtcaacccgtctaaaacggaactggtgcttttcactaggaagtacaaagttccggtactgattccctcaagactatgtggggaaacgctagtcttcagcaacaacgccaagtatcttggcctaatcctcgatagaaagctcgattggaaattgagcatagaggatagagtaaagaaggccacagtggccctctatacttgcaggaaagccatcggactaaaatggggaatgaccccctatatagttcggtggctctacaccgccatcatacgaccattcatgctctatggagtggtggtatggtggccagccttggacagaaggacatgcctcaataaactcagcagagttcaacgcatggcagagctatgcataactggcgggctacgcactactccaggggaagccctggatactgtgctggacctcctccctgtggatctcatgggaaagaaggtggcaacactttccgccctcagaatgagagaagccagactgtggaaagcatccgcggttgggcactcgggaatcctgatgagactcccgcaattaccagagaggacagattactgtatccccagtgatcacctctcgacgcccttccaggtatcaatcccatctagggaggactgggagatgggcgaaccaggacctgcaaatgcggtccacttctacactgatggctcaaagctagacggccgcgtgggaggcggagtctactgcagcgagctgaacatcagtcattgcttcaggctcccggatcactgtagtgtgttccaagcggaggttgaagccatcaaggaggccatttcgatcgtctccaaattacttctagatacgcacttagtgtgcgtcttctcggacagccaagcagctatcaaagctctaggctcaatatcgtcgaactcagcgactgtaaatgactgccgcaggtctctgcacgagatcgcagagcagttagatctcttccttatatgggtccccggccacagggacatcgaggggaatgacgccgccgacgagctagccaggcagggtactacgattcctctcctaccggagagggagcaagtagcgatgcccttggctacgtgcaggctcctaacgcacgaattgttcgagcaaaatgccaataggagatggcagcaaaccgtttcctgtaaagtctcaagattgatatggccatatcgatcgaagaagcgctcagcagagctgtataaactcagcagagcacagtgctctgcagttactagagccattacgggacactggcagatcggcactcacgcctctagactgtcaatccctcataacgacttctgcaggagttgtcgcgacgaggaggaggaggaatcggtccctcacctcttctgccactgcccagcccttggaaatcgtcgtcttcgtattctcggggccgctttcctcacggacatttcggacctgtccgtaatcaaaccagggaccttgtccaaatacatccaagccaccggatgggactgcccttaacctgcagtagtatgctctcacggttcgggcaacgcgaaggggcacatgcccatgcggcaacacaactgaccttttataggtccaagtgagcttgcgtgcgggaggctcttatccccccctcccggctaccgccttaacctaacctaacctaatatgaaatgaatttaatgtatatatgtatgaacTATGTACTaaaatttaagtttttttGCATTACTTTTTTCCAATCTGGCCTTCCGTTCCTGACCATACTGGAAATATTTTTGAGTTGTATGGTCGAAATCCTGATCGTCGAGCGCAAACTTCTGTTTAAATGCATCTGtagaaaatataaaatatattaaaaattggGGAATTACATGTTCGATATATGTTCGGCTTTTTCTTTGTAAGacattttatttcttttattaataatgtACTTACCGATTGGCAGAAATTTCTTTTAAATGCGTAAGAGATGGTAGAGATTTTTAACTTAGCACTGCACAGTTCGACGAAAATAATTGAAATGACGGCGCAAGGAACGCACGCTTTATTTGCACTTGTTTCTAATGCTCGACCCATGTAAAAAAAGGCAAAAGGCACGTTAGTTGGTTTGCTGGGAAGTGATCATATTTAGTTTTAACACAAAGTCACTATCCTATTTAGGCGTAGTGGTGTTCCCAAAAGCAGCAGTGATGCCGTCATCATCAATAAAGTCTTCTGAAACCGGGCCTATGATGGGCTCCAAGTAACTTATAGCACGTTTGTCAATATTTTCCGTTGTGGTGGTGATGGGGCCCGCAACGAATTTTATAATGAGCTGCTGGAAGAACGTAAGCAggaagatgatgatgaagtCGTGGAAGAGGATGAGGGCAGCTAGTAGGTAGTCATTGAGACGCATCTCCGCATATCGGCCGCCATTGATTGTCTGAGCGTGGTACATCACGAACTGCGAGAAGAAGAGCGAGAGAAAATCTTCGAGTGATTGGAAATCTCACTTGGGTCGGGATTTAGATATAGATTTAACCTACCAACAGCACAACGATTGTGATGAAGACCTGATAGACAATGAACGTGTTTGGCATCTTGACCAGAATGCTGATCATAGCGAAAAAGACGGTGATGATCAGGAAGATGAAGGCCAAGACAAACAATATCACGACATCTAGCGTCAGGTCGTGC is part of the Drosophila miranda strain MSH22 chromosome Y unlocalized genomic scaffold, D.miranda_PacBio2.1 Contig_Y1_pilon, whole genome shotgun sequence genome and harbors:
- the LOC117190812 gene encoding uncharacterized protein LOC117190812 isoform X1; translation: MWLLVALVQWALVSIIADINAVFIEFYWISLLFFFVAMVLVTVFIFFENLRAVTCLNWLICLLIVEFVIVGIFTLAALTHWLEMVMWFFFCVFLLFVFILIGSIIPINTLIRRKPSPLKAFSLPQHDLTLDVVILFVLAFIFLIITVFFAMISILVKMPNTFIVYQVFITIVVLLFVMYHAQTINGGRYAEMRLNDYLLAALILFHDFIIIFLLTFFQQLIIKFVAGPITTTTENIDKRAISYLEPIIGPVSEDFIDDDGITAAFGNTTTPK